Proteins encoded together in one Pseudomonas sp. Seg1 window:
- the dgoD gene encoding galactonate dehydratase translates to MKITKLTTFIVPPRWCFLKVETDEGVTGWGEPVVEGRAHTVAAAVEELSDYLIGKDPRNIEDIWTVLYRGGFYRGGAIHMSALAGIDQALWDIKGKALGVSVSDLLGGQVRDKIRVYSWIGGDRPADTARAAKEAVSRGFTAVKMNGTEELQFLDTFEKVDLALANVAAVRDAVGPNVGIGVDFHGRVHKPMAKVLMKELDPYKLMFIEEPVLSENYEALKELAPLTSTPIALGERLFSRWDFKRVLSEGYVDIIQPDASHAGGITETRKIANMAEAYDVALALHCPLGPIALAACLQLDAACYNAFIQEQSLGIHYNESNDLLDYVKDPRVFDYDKGFVKIPNGPGLGIEINEEYVIERAAVGHRWRNPIWRHADGSFAEW, encoded by the coding sequence ATGAAAATCACCAAACTCACCACCTTCATTGTCCCGCCGCGCTGGTGCTTCCTCAAGGTCGAAACCGACGAGGGCGTCACCGGTTGGGGCGAGCCTGTGGTTGAAGGTCGCGCGCACACCGTTGCTGCTGCCGTTGAGGAATTGTCCGACTACCTGATCGGCAAAGACCCACGCAACATCGAGGACATCTGGACGGTGTTGTATCGCGGCGGTTTCTACCGTGGCGGCGCCATCCACATGAGCGCGCTGGCCGGTATCGACCAGGCGCTGTGGGACATCAAGGGCAAGGCCCTCGGTGTCTCGGTCAGTGATCTGCTCGGTGGTCAGGTGCGCGACAAGATCCGCGTGTATTCGTGGATCGGTGGTGACCGCCCGGCCGACACCGCACGTGCGGCGAAAGAGGCGGTGAGCCGTGGTTTCACTGCGGTGAAAATGAACGGCACTGAAGAGCTGCAGTTCCTCGATACCTTCGAAAAAGTCGACCTCGCCTTGGCCAACGTTGCCGCCGTGCGCGACGCAGTGGGACCGAACGTCGGCATCGGTGTTGATTTCCATGGTCGAGTGCACAAGCCGATGGCCAAAGTGCTGATGAAGGAACTCGACCCGTACAAACTGATGTTCATCGAAGAGCCTGTGCTCAGCGAAAACTACGAAGCGCTGAAAGAGCTGGCACCGTTGACCAGTACACCGATTGCACTCGGCGAGCGGCTGTTCTCGCGTTGGGACTTTAAACGCGTGTTGAGCGAAGGCTACGTTGACATCATCCAGCCGGACGCCTCCCACGCGGGCGGCATTACCGAAACCCGCAAGATCGCCAACATGGCCGAAGCCTACGACGTGGCGCTGGCGTTGCATTGCCCGCTGGGGCCGATTGCGCTGGCGGCGTGTTTGCAGCTGGACGCAGCTTGTTACAACGCGTTTATCCAGGAGCAAAGCCTGGGCATCCATTACAACGAGAGCAACGACTTGCTCGACTACGTGAAGGATCCGCGCGTGTTCGATTACGACAAAGGCTTCGTGAAGATCCCGAACGGCCCGGGCTTGGGCATCGAGATCAACGAGGAATACGTGATCGAGCGCGCGGCGGTCGGCCACCGCTGGCGTAACCCGATCTGGCGCCATGCCGATGGCAGCTTTGCCGAGTGGTGA
- a CDS encoding electron transfer flavoprotein subunit beta/FixA family protein, giving the protein MKVLVAVKRVVDYNVKVRVKADNSGVDLANVKMSMNPFCEIAVEEAVRLKEKGVATEIVVVSIGPTTAQEQLRTALALGADRAILVESAEDLTSLAVAKLLKAVVDKEQPQLVILGKQAIDSDNNQTGQMLAALSGYGQGTFASKVEVSGDSVAVTREIDGGAQTVSLKLPAIVTTDLRLNEPRYASLPNIMKAKKKPLEVLTPDALGVSTASTNKTLKVEAPAARSAGIKVKSVAELVEKLKNEAKVI; this is encoded by the coding sequence ATGAAGGTTCTTGTAGCTGTCAAACGCGTTGTGGATTACAACGTCAAGGTTCGCGTCAAGGCGGACAATTCCGGCGTCGATCTCGCCAACGTCAAGATGTCGATGAACCCGTTCTGCGAAATCGCAGTGGAAGAAGCCGTACGCCTGAAAGAGAAAGGTGTTGCGACTGAAATCGTCGTCGTCTCCATCGGCCCGACCACCGCTCAGGAGCAGCTGCGTACCGCACTGGCTCTGGGTGCCGACCGTGCCATCCTCGTCGAATCCGCTGAAGATCTGACCTCGCTCGCCGTGGCCAAGCTGCTCAAGGCTGTGGTCGACAAGGAACAGCCTCAGCTGGTGATCCTTGGTAAACAGGCCATCGACAGCGACAACAACCAGACCGGCCAGATGCTCGCTGCACTGAGCGGCTACGGTCAGGGCACGTTCGCTTCGAAAGTCGAAGTCTCGGGCGACAGCGTTGCCGTGACCCGCGAAATCGACGGCGGCGCGCAGACTGTTTCGCTGAAACTGCCAGCGATCGTCACCACCGACCTGCGTTTGAACGAGCCGCGCTACGCGTCTCTGCCAAACATCATGAAAGCCAAGAAGAAGCCTCTCGAAGTGCTGACTCCAGACGCTTTGGGCGTTTCCACCGCCTCCACCAACAAGACCCTGAAAGTCGAAGCGCCGGCTGCACGCAGCGCAGGTATCAAGGTCAAGTCGGTGGCTGAACTGGTCGAGAAACTGAAAAACGAAGCGAAGGTAATCTGA
- a CDS encoding electron transfer flavoprotein-ubiquinone oxidoreductase, with product MEREYMEFDVVIVGAGPAGLSAACRLKQKAAEAGKEISVCVVEKGSEVGAHILSGAVFEPRALNELFPDWKELGAPLNTPVTRDDIFVLKNADSAQKIPDFFVPKTMHNEGNYIISLGNLCRWLAQQAENLGVEIYPGFAAQEALIDESGIVRGIITGDLGVDREGNPKEGLYTPGMELRGKYTLFAEGCRGHIGKQLIKRFNLDSDADAQHYGIGLKEIWEIDPAKHQPGLVVHTAGWPLDIMGTENTGGSFLYHLENNQVVVGLIVDLSYSNTYLSPFDEFQRLKHHPVLAQYLEGGKRVSYGARAICKGGLNSLPKMVFKGGALIGCDLGTLNFAKIKGSHTAMKSGMLAAESVADALFAEKDGTEELTTYVDAFKKSWLYDELFASRNFGPAIHKFGAIVGGGFNWLDQNIFGGKLPFTLHDTKPDYACLKLAADCKKIDYPKPDGKLSFDKLSSVFISGTNHEEEQPCHLKLTDPSIPISKNLPLYDEPAQRYCPAGVYEVITKEDGEKRFQINAQNCVHCKTCDIKDPSQNITWVTPEGAGGPTYPNM from the coding sequence GTGGAACGCGAATACATGGAATTCGACGTGGTCATCGTCGGTGCCGGCCCCGCTGGCCTGTCCGCCGCCTGCCGTCTGAAGCAGAAGGCCGCCGAAGCCGGTAAGGAAATCAGCGTCTGCGTGGTCGAAAAAGGCTCCGAAGTCGGCGCACACATCCTGTCCGGTGCTGTATTCGAACCTCGTGCCCTGAACGAGTTGTTCCCGGACTGGAAAGAACTCGGCGCCCCGCTGAACACCCCGGTCACCCGCGACGACATTTTCGTGCTGAAAAACGCCGACAGTGCGCAAAAGATTCCTGACTTCTTTGTGCCCAAGACCATGCACAACGAAGGCAACTACATTATCTCCCTCGGCAACCTGTGCCGCTGGCTGGCCCAGCAGGCCGAGAACCTCGGCGTGGAAATCTACCCGGGCTTCGCCGCTCAGGAAGCATTGATCGACGAAAGCGGCATCGTGCGCGGGATCATCACCGGTGATCTGGGCGTCGACCGTGAAGGTAATCCGAAAGAAGGCCTGTACACCCCGGGCATGGAACTGCGTGGCAAATACACGCTGTTCGCCGAAGGCTGCCGTGGCCACATCGGCAAACAACTGATCAAGCGCTTCAACCTCGACAGCGATGCCGACGCTCAGCACTACGGCATCGGCCTGAAAGAAATCTGGGAAATCGACCCGGCCAAACATCAGCCAGGTCTGGTAGTACACACCGCCGGCTGGCCGCTGGACATCATGGGCACTGAAAACACCGGCGGCTCGTTCCTCTATCACCTGGAAAACAATCAGGTGGTGGTCGGTCTGATCGTTGACCTGTCCTACAGCAACACCTACCTGTCGCCATTCGACGAATTCCAGCGCCTCAAGCATCACCCGGTGCTGGCTCAGTACCTGGAGGGCGGCAAGCGCGTCAGCTACGGCGCCCGCGCGATCTGCAAAGGTGGCCTGAACTCGCTGCCGAAAATGGTCTTCAAGGGCGGTGCGCTGATCGGTTGCGACCTGGGCACTCTGAACTTCGCCAAGATCAAAGGCAGCCACACCGCAATGAAGTCGGGCATGCTCGCCGCAGAATCTGTGGCCGACGCGCTGTTCGCCGAGAAGGATGGCACCGAAGAGCTGACCACTTACGTCGACGCGTTCAAGAAGAGCTGGCTCTACGACGAACTGTTCGCCAGCCGCAACTTCGGCCCGGCGATCCACAAGTTCGGCGCCATCGTCGGCGGTGGTTTCAACTGGCTGGACCAGAACATCTTCGGCGGCAAACTGCCGTTCACCCTTCACGACACCAAGCCGGACTACGCTTGCCTGAAGCTGGCAGCCGACTGCAAAAAGATCGACTACCCGAAACCCGACGGCAAACTCAGCTTCGACAAACTCAGCTCGGTGTTCATCTCCGGTACCAACCACGAAGAAGAACAGCCGTGCCACCTGAAGCTGACCGATCCGAGCATCCCGATCAGCAAGAACCTGCCGCTGTACGACGAACCGGCGCAGCGCTACTGCCCGGCCGGCGTCTACGAAGTGATCACCAAGGAAGATGGCGAGAAACGCTTCCAGATCAACGCCCAGAACTGCGTGCACTGCAAGACCTGTGACATCAAGGACCCTTCGCAGAACATCACCTGGGTCACGCCGGAAGGCGCCGGCGGCCCGACTTATCCAAACATGTAA
- a CDS encoding IclR family transcriptional regulator translates to MQEDAPEKTKDAAPTGTQTLLRGLGVVQAVASGARDLKEIARLIGTTRSTTHRLASCLVDERYLRVVPQVGYLLGPKLIELGFQAREELPLVSLAGPYLDELSALTGDTVHLGIREGDEVLYLLKNPGRNGPEMRSRVGHRMPLARTGIGKALMLDDSPKDWQRLYDISLPAGGKSQFWPQHPQQSWEQLEQRMIEYVAGGYAFDLEDNEPSIRCVAAPIRDASKGIVAAISIASTVPYMPLEKMAELIPLIKGVTARLSAELGLKI, encoded by the coding sequence ATGCAGGAAGACGCCCCGGAAAAAACCAAGGACGCCGCGCCCACCGGCACCCAGACGCTATTGCGCGGCTTGGGTGTGGTGCAGGCCGTGGCGAGTGGCGCCCGTGATCTCAAAGAAATTGCCCGACTGATCGGTACCACGCGCAGCACCACCCATCGTCTGGCCAGTTGCCTGGTCGACGAGCGCTACCTGCGCGTGGTGCCGCAAGTCGGTTATCTGCTCGGGCCGAAGCTGATCGAGCTGGGTTTCCAGGCGCGCGAAGAGTTGCCGCTGGTGAGTCTGGCCGGGCCGTATCTGGACGAGTTGTCGGCGTTGACCGGCGACACGGTGCACTTGGGCATTCGTGAAGGCGACGAAGTGCTGTATCTGCTGAAGAATCCGGGGCGCAACGGCCCGGAAATGCGTTCGCGGGTCGGCCATCGCATGCCGCTGGCACGGACCGGTATCGGTAAGGCGTTGATGCTCGATGACTCGCCGAAAGATTGGCAGCGTCTGTACGACATCAGCCTGCCGGCGGGTGGGAAAAGTCAGTTCTGGCCGCAGCATCCCCAGCAGTCGTGGGAACAGCTTGAGCAGCGCATGATCGAGTACGTCGCGGGTGGCTACGCGTTCGATCTGGAGGACAACGAACCGTCGATCCGCTGCGTGGCGGCGCCGATTCGGGATGCGAGCAAGGGCATCGTGGCGGCGATCAGTATCGCCAGCACCGTGCCGTACATGCCGCTGGAAAAAATGGCCGAGCTGATCCCCCTGATCAAAGGGGTCACAGCCCGGCTTTCGGCGGAACTCGGTCTGAAGATTTAA
- a CDS encoding DUF4398 domain-containing protein — MSIRPLFAAVAVLALAGCATDPAPVEQMRLTEQTIAQAKAVGATADDVPEMKLAETKYNRAKGNMADESYRNARMRAEQAELDARLAEAKVLTQKSEEQVNVLNTRIARLRKQLGDAQ, encoded by the coding sequence GTGAGTATTCGACCTCTTTTCGCGGCTGTGGCCGTTCTGGCCCTGGCCGGTTGCGCGACCGATCCGGCACCCGTTGAACAAATGCGCCTGACCGAACAGACCATTGCCCAGGCCAAGGCCGTAGGCGCCACCGCTGATGACGTGCCGGAAATGAAACTGGCCGAAACCAAATACAACCGCGCCAAAGGCAACATGGCTGACGAGTCCTACCGCAATGCGCGCATGCGCGCGGAACAGGCCGAACTGGATGCGCGTCTGGCCGAAGCCAAAGTGCTGACCCAAAAGAGCGAAGAACAGGTGAATGTGCTCAACACTCGCATCGCCCGTTTGCGCAAGCAGTTGGGAGACGCCCAATGA
- a CDS encoding FAD-binding protein: MTILVIAEHDNKVLAPATLNTVAAAAKIGGDIHVLVAGLGAGAVAEAAAKIAGVSKVLNADNAAYAHQLPENVAPLVAELGKGYSHILAAATSNGKNILPRVAAALDVDQISEIISVESADTFKRPIYAGNAIATVQSTAAIKVITVRATGFDPVAAEGGSAAVEVVGAAHDAGISSFVGEELAKSDRPELTAAKIVVSGGRGMQNGDNFKHLYALADKLGAAVGASRAAVDAGFVPNDMQVGQTGKIVAPQLYIAVGISGAIQHLAGMKDSKVIVAINKDEEAPIFQVADYGLVADLFEAVPELEKLV; the protein is encoded by the coding sequence ATGACTATCTTGGTAATCGCTGAACACGACAACAAGGTGCTGGCTCCGGCCACACTGAACACCGTGGCTGCTGCTGCCAAAATCGGCGGCGACATTCACGTTCTGGTTGCAGGTCTTGGCGCTGGCGCCGTGGCTGAAGCTGCTGCGAAAATCGCTGGTGTGAGCAAAGTCCTGAACGCTGACAATGCCGCTTACGCGCATCAGTTGCCGGAAAACGTTGCTCCTCTGGTTGCTGAGTTGGGCAAGGGCTACAGCCACATCCTGGCTGCCGCGACCTCTAACGGCAAAAACATCCTGCCGCGCGTTGCCGCTGCGCTGGACGTTGACCAGATCTCCGAGATCATCTCGGTCGAAAGCGCTGACACCTTCAAGCGCCCGATCTACGCCGGTAACGCCATTGCTACCGTGCAATCGACCGCTGCGATCAAAGTGATCACCGTACGTGCCACCGGTTTCGACCCGGTTGCCGCTGAAGGTGGTTCGGCTGCTGTTGAAGTCGTTGGCGCTGCGCACGACGCTGGTATCTCCAGCTTCGTCGGCGAAGAACTGGCCAAGTCCGATCGTCCGGAACTGACCGCTGCCAAGATCGTCGTTTCCGGCGGCCGCGGCATGCAGAACGGCGACAACTTCAAACACCTGTACGCTCTGGCCGACAAGCTGGGCGCTGCCGTGGGTGCTTCGCGCGCCGCGGTCGACGCAGGTTTCGTACCGAACGACATGCAGGTCGGTCAGACCGGCAAGATCGTTGCGCCACAGCTGTACATCGCCGTCGGTATCTCAGGCGCGATCCAGCACCTGGCCGGCATGAAAGACTCCAAAGTGATCGTTGCGATCAACAAGGACGAAGAAGCGCCGATCTTCCAGGTGGCCGATTACGGTCTCGTGGCTGATCTGTTCGAAGCGGTACCTGAGCTGGAGAAGCTGGTCTAA
- a CDS encoding NAD(P)-dependent alcohol dehydrogenase, which produces MYTAIGYAAQSATTPLAPMKFERRSPRADDVAIEILYCGVCHSDIHQARNEWGIAVYPLMPGHEIVGKVTAIGANVTQHKVGDLVGVGCMVDSCRTCEACQSNLEQYCLEGPTMTYATPDRVDGSNTMGGYSDSIVVSEHFVVRIPEKLALASAAPILCAGITTYSPLKHYGVKAGDKVGILGMGGLGHMGIKFAKAMGAEVTLFTRSASKAEEGRRQGADHVIVSTDAEQMKAAAGYFDFLLDTIPVQHDLNPYLDTLRFDGVHILVGLIEPVDPPVHAGKLVMSRRVLAGSLIGGIAETQEVLDFCAEHNITCDIEMLDIRQINEAYARMIAGDVKYRFVIDMATLKV; this is translated from the coding sequence ATGTACACCGCCATCGGCTATGCCGCCCAATCGGCCACCACGCCCCTCGCCCCGATGAAGTTCGAACGCCGCAGCCCACGGGCTGACGACGTCGCCATCGAAATCCTCTACTGCGGCGTCTGCCACTCCGACATCCACCAGGCGCGCAACGAATGGGGCATCGCCGTTTACCCGTTGATGCCAGGCCATGAGATCGTCGGAAAAGTCACCGCGATCGGTGCGAATGTCACACAACACAAGGTAGGCGATCTGGTCGGCGTTGGCTGCATGGTCGACTCCTGCCGCACCTGCGAAGCCTGCCAATCGAACCTTGAGCAATACTGCCTCGAAGGTCCGACCATGACTTACGCCACCCCGGATCGGGTCGATGGCAGCAACACCATGGGCGGCTACTCCGACAGCATCGTGGTCAGCGAGCACTTCGTCGTGCGCATTCCGGAAAAACTGGCTTTGGCCAGCGCCGCACCGATTCTCTGCGCCGGCATCACTACCTACTCGCCGCTCAAGCACTACGGCGTCAAGGCCGGCGACAAGGTCGGGATTCTCGGCATGGGCGGCCTCGGCCACATGGGCATCAAGTTCGCCAAGGCCATGGGCGCCGAAGTCACGCTGTTCACCCGTTCAGCGAGCAAGGCTGAAGAAGGTCGCCGTCAGGGTGCCGATCACGTAATCGTCTCCACCGATGCCGAGCAAATGAAAGCCGCTGCCGGTTACTTTGACTTCCTGCTCGATACCATCCCGGTACAGCACGATCTCAACCCGTACCTCGACACCCTGCGTTTTGACGGCGTGCACATTCTGGTCGGCCTGATCGAGCCGGTTGATCCGCCGGTACACGCTGGCAAACTGGTGATGAGCCGCCGAGTGCTGGCAGGTTCCTTGATCGGCGGCATCGCAGAAACCCAGGAAGTGCTGGATTTCTGCGCTGAACACAACATCACCTGCGACATCGAAATGCTCGACATCCGCCAGATCAACGAGGCTTACGCCCGAATGATCGCCGGTGACGTGAAGTACCGTTTCGTGATCGACATGGCGACGCTCAAGGTTTAA
- a CDS encoding AraC family transcriptional regulator, with product MQLTRHLDANATLVSLIEPLALRDGYSQTGLPGVQVLRASCDVARGPHIYEPSLMIIAQGSKLAFLGPRTMEYGAGHYLIQALPVPFECETFALPDAPLLGVSMAIDRVLLGELVLAMGLAPGRHIPAQTPESMTSVVLDDDMRGCVERLLSCLHDPLECQILGPARVRELLFTALRGPQADVLRALVEQQGQFARVAASISHLHAHYTEPLNVETLAGCANMSISTFHEHFKRSTLLSPVQYLKRLRLLKAQTLLVAEGLGVAQVAHRVGYQSTSQFSREYKRYFERSPGDERAA from the coding sequence ATGCAATTGACCCGTCACCTTGATGCCAATGCCACGCTGGTTTCGCTGATCGAACCGCTGGCGCTGCGCGATGGTTACAGCCAGACCGGGTTGCCGGGAGTGCAGGTGCTGCGTGCCAGTTGCGACGTTGCCCGTGGCCCGCACATTTACGAGCCGAGCCTGATGATCATCGCCCAGGGCAGCAAACTGGCGTTTCTCGGGCCTCGAACGATGGAGTACGGTGCCGGGCATTATCTGATTCAGGCGCTGCCGGTGCCGTTCGAGTGCGAAACTTTTGCCTTGCCGGATGCGCCATTACTCGGCGTCTCTATGGCGATTGATCGCGTCTTGCTGGGCGAACTGGTGCTGGCGATGGGGCTGGCGCCGGGGCGACACATCCCGGCGCAAACGCCGGAGTCGATGACTTCGGTGGTGCTCGACGATGACATGCGCGGCTGTGTCGAGCGCTTGCTGAGTTGTCTGCACGATCCGCTGGAATGCCAGATTCTTGGGCCGGCGCGAGTGCGTGAGTTGCTGTTTACGGCATTGCGTGGGCCGCAGGCCGATGTGTTGCGTGCGCTGGTCGAGCAGCAGGGGCAGTTTGCGCGGGTCGCAGCGTCGATCAGTCATCTGCATGCGCATTACACCGAGCCGTTGAATGTCGAGACCCTGGCCGGTTGCGCGAACATGAGTATTTCGACGTTTCATGAGCATTTCAAACGCAGCACGTTGTTGTCGCCGGTGCAGTATCTGAAGCGTTTGCGGTTGTTGAAAGCGCAGACGTTGTTGGTAGCTGAAGGGCTCGGTGTGGCGCAGGTGGCGCACCGTGTGGGGTATCAGAGTACGTCGCAGTTCAGTCGCGAGTACAAGCGCTATTTCGAGCGCAGTCCGGGTGATGAGCGCGCTGCTTGA
- a CDS encoding transporter substrate-binding domain-containing protein produces MDLRRRLLLGLILLPGMAAAAGKCERLVVTGSPDAPPYLWQDPQNPKQLIGASADLLQQVAKDLGIKVELLYAGKRSQALDEVRSGRMDMLADAPLAFTELENLDYIHPPLLENDYLVWTRKGSTLAYSEARDLHGHTGGLSEKSRMTQAFGTFAEQNLTLTRTANLTQAFQKLLLGEVEYVLAGRYSGMAAAQALGMANDLLAFEQPIDRPGLFLAVSHNSACNDPWLRGQLAKKMTELPASGLTEAALQRNIERWKAQQQKPQQPVSAPKQ; encoded by the coding sequence ATGGATCTGCGCCGCAGGTTGTTATTAGGATTGATCCTCTTGCCGGGGATGGCTGCGGCTGCCGGCAAGTGCGAGCGCCTCGTCGTCACCGGCAGCCCGGACGCGCCGCCGTACCTGTGGCAGGATCCGCAGAACCCCAAACAACTGATCGGTGCGAGCGCCGACCTGTTGCAACAAGTCGCCAAAGACCTCGGCATAAAGGTCGAGTTGCTTTACGCCGGCAAACGCTCGCAAGCCCTCGACGAAGTGCGCAGCGGGCGCATGGACATGCTGGCTGATGCGCCGCTGGCCTTCACCGAGCTGGAAAATCTCGACTACATCCATCCGCCACTGCTGGAAAACGACTATCTGGTGTGGACCCGCAAGGGCTCGACGCTGGCTTACAGTGAAGCCCGCGACCTGCACGGTCATACGGGTGGCTTGTCGGAAAAGTCTCGTATGACCCAGGCATTCGGCACTTTCGCCGAGCAGAATCTGACCCTGACCCGGACAGCAAACCTCACTCAGGCCTTTCAGAAATTGCTGTTGGGTGAAGTGGAATATGTACTCGCTGGCCGCTACTCCGGCATGGCCGCCGCGCAGGCGCTGGGTATGGCCAATGACCTGCTGGCGTTTGAGCAACCCATCGATCGGCCGGGGCTGTTCCTCGCGGTTTCCCATAACTCGGCGTGCAACGATCCGTGGTTGCGCGGACAGTTGGCCAAAAAGATGACAGAATTGCCCGCGTCCGGACTGACGGAAGCCGCGCTGCAACGCAATATCGAGCGCTGGAAGGCGCAGCAGCAAAAGCCGCAACAACCTGTCAGTGCCCCAAAACAGTAG
- a CDS encoding MFS transporter, with protein MQPQTLTGQASLVTPSRKRFFIMVLLFITVVINYLDRSNLSIAAPALTSELGIDPIHVGLIFSAFGWTYAAMQIPGGWLVDRVPPRILYSVALLLWSLATVMLGFAASFIALFVLRMAVGALEAPAYPINSRVVTTWFPERERATAIGFYTSGQFVGLAFLTPVLAWLQHEFGWHMVFVATGAVGIIWAVIWYAVYREPRDFKGANDAEIDLIREGGGLVDIQAETAKVKAKFSWTDLGIVLTKRKLWGIYLGQFCLNSTLWFFLTWFPTYLVKYRGMDFIKSGLLASLPFLAAFIGVLCSGFFSDFLIRRGYTVGFARKLPIIGGLLISTSIIGANFVESTPLVIAFLALAFFGNGLASITWSLVSTLAPARLLGLTGGVFNFIGNLSAIATPIVIGFLASGDSFAPAITYIAVLALIGALSYVLLVGKVERIEL; from the coding sequence ATGCAACCGCAAACCCTCACCGGGCAGGCGTCTTTAGTCACGCCCAGCCGCAAGCGGTTTTTCATCATGGTGTTGCTGTTTATCACCGTGGTCATCAACTACCTCGACCGCAGCAACCTGTCGATTGCCGCGCCGGCCCTGACCAGTGAGCTGGGTATCGATCCGATCCATGTCGGCCTGATCTTTTCCGCGTTCGGCTGGACTTACGCGGCCATGCAGATCCCCGGCGGCTGGCTGGTCGACCGGGTGCCGCCGCGCATTCTTTACAGTGTCGCGTTGTTGCTGTGGTCGCTGGCCACCGTGATGCTCGGTTTTGCTGCCAGTTTCATCGCGCTGTTTGTGCTGCGCATGGCGGTCGGGGCGCTGGAAGCACCGGCGTATCCGATCAACAGCCGCGTGGTGACGACGTGGTTTCCTGAGCGTGAACGCGCCACGGCGATTGGTTTTTACACGTCGGGGCAATTTGTCGGTCTGGCGTTTCTCACCCCGGTGCTGGCTTGGCTGCAACATGAATTTGGCTGGCACATGGTGTTCGTCGCGACCGGTGCAGTGGGCATCATCTGGGCGGTGATCTGGTACGCGGTGTATCGCGAGCCGCGGGATTTCAAGGGCGCCAACGATGCAGAAATCGATCTGATCCGCGAGGGAGGCGGCCTGGTGGATATCCAGGCTGAGACCGCCAAGGTCAAAGCCAAATTCAGCTGGACCGACCTCGGCATCGTCCTCACTAAACGCAAGTTGTGGGGCATCTATCTCGGCCAGTTCTGCCTCAACTCGACGCTGTGGTTTTTTCTGACGTGGTTCCCGACCTACCTGGTGAAATATCGCGGCATGGACTTCATTAAGTCTGGCCTGTTGGCGTCGCTGCCATTTCTTGCCGCGTTTATCGGCGTGTTGTGTTCGGGGTTCTTTTCCGACTTTTTGATCCGTCGTGGTTATACCGTCGGTTTCGCACGCAAGTTGCCGATCATTGGCGGGCTGCTGATTTCCACTTCGATCATTGGCGCCAACTTCGTTGAGTCAACGCCGCTGGTGATTGCGTTTCTGGCCCTGGCGTTTTTCGGCAACGGTCTGGCGTCGATCACCTGGTCGCTGGTTTCGACCCTCGCGCCGGCGCGTCTGCTCGGCTTGACCGGTGGGGTGTTTAACTTCATCGGCAACCTGTCGGCGATTGCCACGCCGATCGTGATCGGTTTCCTCGCCAGTGGTGATTCCTTTGCCCCGGCGATCACCTACATCGCGGTTCTCGCACTGATTGGCGCTTTGTCCTACGTGCTGCTGGTGGGCAAGGTCGAGCGTATCGAGTTGTAG